From Rhododendron vialii isolate Sample 1 chromosome 10a, ASM3025357v1, the proteins below share one genomic window:
- the LOC131303470 gene encoding uncharacterized protein LOC131303470: MALRRYLGFSDGELMRSDAKPCTRLMRQTAGIFSVGGAFGFWILCRLHYGPRITIPRSLRWAGCGAVSVSSTTALLVRLFSPECEPQNIAAYDNKK, translated from the exons ATGGCGTTGAGGCGTTATCTCGGATTTTCTGATGGCGAGCTGATGAGGTCAGATGCGAAACCTTGTACTAGGTTAATGAGGCAAACTGCTGGGATTTTCAGCGTTGGAGGAGCATTTGGGTTTTGGATTCTCTGTCGTTTGCATTATG GTCCTAGAATCACAATTCCCAGAAGCCTTAGGTGGGCAGGTTGTGGAGCCGTCTCTGTGAGTTCAACAACGGCTCTGCTGGTCCGCCTCTTCAGTCCCGAGTGTGAACCCCAGAATATAGCTGCTTACGACAATAAGAAATGA
- the LOC131303471 gene encoding uncharacterized protein LOC131303471, translating to MALRHYLGFSDGELMRSNAKPCTRLMRQTAGIFSVGGAFGFWILCRLHYGPRITIPKSLRWAGCGAVFVSSTTALLVRLFSPECEPQNIAAYDNKK from the exons ATGGCGTTGAGGCATTATCTTGGATTTTCTGATGGCGAGCTGATGAGGTCAAACGCGAAGCCTTGTACTAGGTTAATGAGGCAAACTGCTGGGATTTTCAGCGTTGGAGGAGCATTTGGGTTTTGGATTCTCTGTCGTTTGCATTATG GTCCTAGAATCACAATTCCCAAGAGCCTTAGGTGGGCAGGTTGTGGAGCCGTCTTTGTGAGTTCAACAACGGCTCTGCTGGTCCGCCTCTTTAGTCCCGAGTGTGAACCCCAGAATATAGCTGCTTACGACAATAAGAAATGA